One window of the Thermasporomyces composti genome contains the following:
- a CDS encoding glycoside hydrolase family 2 protein → MPAESQAASDPIPTTTPTAGAASELPRPEYPRPQFVRADWLNLNGYWQFEIDPGDSGLERGLLDRELSGRILVPFAPESSLSGVGEVDWLHAVWYRRTVRVPEAWAGRTVLLHFQAVDYDTTVWVNGTEVARHRGGWTPFTANLGEVAGQEITIVVRARDPKGEPIARGKQSDRYGNYGCLYTRTTGIWQTVWMEPVPTTHLRRPRITPDVAGGAFHLELPLAGPRRGITARARLTDDAGVVSTASVRADLDFAARLTLPVPEERRRLWSPEDPFLYGLELELVAEDGTVVDSATSYAGLRSVTIDGHAILLNGQPVFQRLVLDQGYYPDGILTAPDDAALVRDIELAKAAGFNGARLHQKVFEERFLYHADRLGYLCWGEFGDWGCNTGKDGDNQQPGATYITQWLEAVERDYSHPSIIGWCPLNETWQRLHDRITVLDDVTRGMFLATKAADQTRPVLDASGYSHRVRESDVYDSHNYEQDPEKFAAAMAGLAEGRPFTNSGGPDRPWSVPYAGQPYFCSEFGGIWWNPDAREDEDSWGYGERPRSLEEFYQRFEALVSVLLDDPKMFGYCYTQLTDVYQEQNGIYRFDRSQKFDLERIRAAQTRPAAIEKAAR, encoded by the coding sequence GTGCCGGCGGAGTCCCAGGCAGCCAGCGATCCCATCCCCACGACCACGCCGACCGCGGGGGCCGCCAGCGAGCTTCCCCGGCCCGAGTACCCTCGCCCGCAGTTCGTTCGAGCGGACTGGTTGAACCTCAACGGCTACTGGCAGTTCGAGATCGACCCGGGCGACTCGGGTCTCGAACGCGGCCTGCTCGACCGAGAGCTCAGCGGGCGAATCCTCGTGCCCTTCGCTCCCGAGTCCAGCCTGTCGGGCGTGGGCGAGGTCGACTGGCTCCACGCGGTCTGGTACCGACGCACGGTCCGCGTCCCGGAGGCGTGGGCCGGACGCACCGTGCTGCTGCACTTCCAAGCTGTCGACTACGACACCACGGTGTGGGTCAACGGCACCGAGGTGGCCCGTCACCGCGGTGGCTGGACGCCGTTCACCGCGAACCTCGGCGAGGTCGCGGGCCAGGAGATCACGATCGTGGTCCGCGCCCGCGACCCCAAGGGCGAGCCGATCGCTCGGGGCAAGCAGTCCGACCGCTACGGCAACTACGGGTGTCTCTACACCCGCACGACTGGCATCTGGCAGACGGTGTGGATGGAGCCGGTGCCGACGACCCACCTGCGCCGGCCCCGGATCACGCCGGACGTCGCCGGGGGCGCGTTCCACCTCGAGCTCCCGCTCGCCGGGCCGCGCCGTGGCATCACCGCCCGCGCCCGGTTGACCGACGACGCGGGGGTCGTCTCGACCGCCAGCGTGCGCGCCGACCTCGACTTCGCCGCCCGGCTCACCCTGCCCGTCCCGGAGGAGCGTCGCCGGCTCTGGTCGCCCGAGGATCCCTTCCTCTACGGCCTCGAGCTGGAGCTCGTCGCCGAGGACGGCACCGTGGTCGACAGCGCGACCAGCTACGCCGGCCTCCGGTCGGTCACCATCGACGGCCACGCGATCCTGCTCAACGGCCAGCCGGTGTTCCAGCGACTCGTGCTCGACCAGGGCTACTACCCGGACGGCATCCTGACCGCGCCCGACGACGCCGCGCTCGTCCGTGACATCGAGCTCGCCAAGGCCGCGGGCTTCAACGGCGCCCGCCTCCACCAGAAGGTGTTCGAGGAGCGCTTCCTCTACCACGCCGACCGGCTGGGCTACCTATGCTGGGGCGAGTTCGGCGACTGGGGCTGCAACACCGGCAAGGACGGGGACAACCAGCAGCCGGGCGCCACCTACATCACCCAGTGGCTGGAAGCCGTCGAGCGGGACTACTCCCACCCCTCGATCATCGGGTGGTGCCCGCTCAACGAGACCTGGCAGCGTCTCCACGACCGGATCACCGTCCTGGACGACGTCACCCGCGGCATGTTCCTGGCGACCAAGGCCGCCGACCAGACCCGGCCGGTCCTCGACGCCTCCGGCTACTCCCACCGGGTGCGGGAGAGCGACGTCTACGACTCGCACAACTACGAGCAGGACCCCGAGAAGTTCGCGGCCGCGATGGCCGGCTTGGCCGAGGGCCGTCCCTTCACCAACTCCGGCGGGCCCGACCGCCCGTGGTCGGTGCCGTACGCCGGACAGCCCTACTTCTGCAGCGAGTTCGGTGGCATCTGGTGGAACCCCGACGCCCGAGAGGACGAGGACTCGTGGGGCTACGGCGAGCGTCCGCGCAGCCTGGAGGAGTTCTACCAGCGGTTCGAGGCGCTGGTCAGTGTCCTGCTCGATGACCCGAAGATGTTCGGCTACTGCTACACCCAGCTCACCGACGTCTACCAGGAGCAGAACGGCATCTACCGCTTCGACCGGAGCCAGAAGTTCGACCTCGAGCGGATTCGCGCCGCTCAGACCCGGCCGGCCGCGATCGAGAAGGCGGCGCGATGA